Proteins encoded in a region of the Apostichopus japonicus isolate 1M-3 chromosome 19, ASM3797524v1, whole genome shotgun sequence genome:
- the LOC139959505 gene encoding uncharacterized protein isoform X2, whose translation MAAGGVDSGGFVGSTFDTSHHQNNVHSSAGSGETYNGSSRLNTNTDTDTGICEICGLFFLVWCGAWVALAVFLALNASPYLAIPPLAMPVLMCICFVSVYHRIHQKQNALRNQPRIEGINVNINHDSSSHSAHPPQTSNVPLGFHDQSLHFATNYGFHATLNPGMQYFTASAGQTSQPSNVSTSMASDLPPSYEEVTKGKQTEGKFEGRL comes from the exons atggcTGCAGGAGGCGTTGACAGTGGTGGGTTTGTTGGTTCGACATTTGATACGAGCCATCACCAAAACAACGTTCACAGTAGTGCCGGCTCTGGTGAAACCTACAATGGATCGAGTAGACTTAACACGAACACGGACACGGACACCGGGATATGCGAGATATGCGGATTATTTTTTCTGGTTTGGTGTGGAGCTTGGGTAGCTTTGGCTGTCTTCTTGGCCCTTAATGCATCACCATATTTAGCAATTCCACCACTTGCGATGCCTGTTCTTATGTGTATTTGTTTCGTGTCAGTTTATCATCGCATACATCAAAAACAAAACGCTCTTCGGAATCAACCTCGTATTGAAGGAATCAACGTCAATATAAACCATGATTCATCTTCTCATTCAGCTCATCCACCTCAGACATCAAATGTTCCTCTTGGATTTCACGATCAATCATTGCACTTTGCAACAAATTACGGATTTCATGCTACATTAAATCCAGGGATGCAATACTTCACAGCATCAGCAGG TCAGACATCTCAGCCTTCAAATGTTAGTACCTCTATGGCATCTGATTTACCTCCATCCTACGAAGAAGTAACGAAGGGAAAGCAGACCGAGGGGAAATTTGAAGGGCGTCTTTGA
- the LOC139959505 gene encoding uncharacterized protein isoform X1 — MAAGGVDSGGFVGSTFDTSHHQNNVHSSAGSGETYNGSSRLNTNTDTDTGICEICGLFFLVWCGAWVALAVFLALNASPYLAIPPLAMPVLMCICFVSVYHRIHQKQNALRNQPRIEGINVNINHDSSSHSAHPPQTSNVPLGFHDQSLHFATNYGFHATLNPGMQYFTASAGQTSQPSNVSTSMASDLPPSYEEVMKGKQTEGKFEGRL; from the exons atggcTGCAGGAGGCGTTGACAGTGGTGGGTTTGTTGGTTCGACATTTGATACGAGCCATCACCAAAACAACGTTCACAGTAGTGCCGGCTCTGGTGAAACCTACAATGGATCGAGTAGACTTAACACGAACACGGACACGGACACCGGGATATGCGAGATATGCGGATTATTTTTTCTGGTTTGGTGTGGAGCTTGGGTAGCTTTGGCTGTCTTCTTGGCCCTTAATGCATCACCATATTTAGCAATTCCACCACTTGCGATGCCTGTTCTTATGTGTATTTGTTTCGTGTCAGTTTATCATCGCATACATCAAAAACAAAACGCTCTTCGGAATCAACCTCGTATTGAAGGAATCAACGTCAATATAAACCATGATTCATCTTCTCATTCAGCTCATCCACCTCAGACATCAAATGTTCCTCTTGGATTTCACGATCAATCATTGCACTTTGCAACAAATTACGGATTTCATGCTACATTAAATCCAGGGATGCAATACTTCACAGCATCAGCAGG CCAGACATCTCAGCCTTCAAATGTTAGTACCTCTATGGCCTCTGATTTACCTCCATCCTACGAAGAAGTAATGAAGGGAAAGCAGACCGAGGGGAAATTTGAAGGGCGTCTTTGA